In Rubrivirga marina, the following are encoded in one genomic region:
- a CDS encoding universal stress protein — MTPLHTVVVAVDFSTGSEAALACAADLARRAGAALHVLHADVLFQSSGDGAPPDGAPGGTLRLRLDRAARDAGAPDATIAVVRDVKAVAAIQRYAEDVDADLLVVGTHGRTGVARLLLGSVAEACVASAPCPVLTVPRTAAPVGPSPEAAVLVAVDFSDRSRSAVAAGRHLADLYGAGLELVHVVRDGGPYPGLAPNILSLVDFDPAQGEAMRERLARFAETVPGAAPDALHVGLGDPSRVVAALAAERGARAVALGTHGRRGLAHALIGSVAEAALRRSPCPVLTLRQPHRLGRVELPVALAS; from the coding sequence ATGACTCCACTCCACACCGTCGTCGTCGCCGTCGACTTCTCGACCGGCTCCGAGGCCGCGCTCGCGTGCGCGGCCGACCTCGCGCGCCGCGCCGGCGCCGCCCTCCACGTCCTCCATGCCGACGTCTTGTTCCAGTCGTCGGGCGACGGGGCGCCTCCCGACGGCGCGCCCGGCGGGACGCTCCGCCTCCGCCTCGACCGTGCCGCGCGCGACGCCGGCGCCCCCGACGCGACGATCGCCGTCGTCCGCGACGTCAAGGCCGTCGCCGCGATCCAGCGCTACGCCGAGGACGTCGACGCCGACCTCCTCGTGGTCGGGACGCACGGGCGGACGGGCGTGGCGCGGCTGCTCCTGGGGAGCGTGGCCGAGGCGTGCGTGGCGTCGGCCCCGTGCCCGGTCCTGACCGTCCCCCGCACGGCCGCCCCGGTCGGCCCGTCGCCCGAGGCGGCTGTCCTCGTGGCCGTCGACTTCAGCGATCGGAGCCGGTCGGCCGTCGCGGCCGGCCGCCACCTCGCCGACCTCTACGGGGCCGGCCTCGAACTCGTCCACGTCGTCCGCGACGGCGGGCCGTACCCGGGCCTCGCACCCAACATCCTGTCGCTCGTCGACTTCGACCCGGCGCAAGGCGAGGCCATGCGCGAGCGGCTGGCGCGGTTCGCGGAGACGGTCCCGGGAGCGGCGCCGGACGCCCTCCACGTCGGCCTCGGTGACCCGTCGCGGGTGGTCGCCGCGCTCGCCGCCGAGCGGGGCGCCAGGGCCGTCGCCCTCGGCACGCACGGGCGGCGGGGCCTGGCCCACGCGCTCATCGGGAGCGTGGCCGAGGCCGCCCTCCGCCGCTCGCCCTGCCCCGTTCTCACGCTCCGCCAGCCGCACCGCCTCGGCCGCGTCGAGCTCCCGGTCGCGCTGGCCTCCTGA
- a CDS encoding universal stress protein, with product MLSLQTILFPTDGSPRAEAARPLADRLARRTGATLHVLRVEVIPPVADLRFDPAPRPPGKAEAGVLEVHRRFPTAGDAIALYAEEAAVDLIVMGTHGRTGVDRLTLGSTAERVLRQAPCPVLTVGPDATPHAEGPVLAPLAFDSASDLVLETAAALAEDEGVPLVAVHVIEPSTLPLPYAMTLPPFDPAELIGRVEATLGRWTAAVAERVPVTIEARVGTPGSEVVGAARESGAGLVVQASHGRRGLSRWLLGSVAEGVVRHAPCPVLTLRIGARGLRLGAEADLRPVPRDEWADLFDALSERAARSPHTVSLAVVSPDAEGAVYDAAPLIGITYDPHDDAVEVLVEGGGHHALRPFAVRAEAGAWAPDAARDAGARGPWAVEVVRADGTRERLVMAERAPEAAGAVHA from the coding sequence ATGCTGTCCCTCCAGACGATCCTCTTCCCGACCGACGGCTCCCCGCGTGCCGAGGCTGCCCGCCCCCTCGCCGACCGGCTCGCCCGCCGGACCGGCGCCACCCTCCACGTCCTCCGTGTCGAGGTCATCCCGCCCGTGGCCGACCTCCGGTTCGACCCGGCCCCCCGTCCGCCCGGGAAGGCCGAGGCGGGCGTCCTCGAGGTCCACCGCCGGTTCCCGACCGCGGGCGACGCCATCGCCCTCTACGCCGAGGAGGCTGCGGTCGACCTCATCGTGATGGGGACGCACGGGCGGACCGGCGTCGACCGGCTCACGCTGGGCTCGACGGCCGAGCGCGTCCTCCGCCAGGCGCCCTGTCCCGTTCTGACCGTCGGCCCCGACGCGACGCCGCACGCGGAGGGCCCGGTGCTCGCCCCCCTCGCCTTCGACTCGGCGTCGGACCTCGTGCTGGAGACGGCCGCGGCCCTCGCCGAGGACGAGGGCGTTCCGCTTGTGGCCGTCCACGTCATCGAGCCGAGCACGTTGCCGCTGCCGTACGCCATGACGCTCCCGCCGTTCGACCCGGCCGAGCTGATCGGGCGCGTCGAGGCCACGCTCGGGCGGTGGACCGCGGCCGTCGCCGAGCGCGTCCCCGTCACGATCGAGGCGCGCGTTGGAACGCCGGGCTCGGAGGTCGTCGGGGCCGCCCGGGAGTCCGGCGCCGGCCTCGTGGTCCAAGCCAGCCACGGTCGCCGCGGCCTCAGCCGGTGGCTGCTGGGGAGCGTGGCCGAGGGCGTCGTGCGTCACGCGCCGTGCCCCGTCCTCACGCTGCGGATCGGGGCCCGCGGGCTCCGTCTCGGCGCCGAGGCCGACCTCCGCCCGGTCCCGCGCGACGAGTGGGCCGACCTGTTCGACGCGCTCTCGGAGCGGGCCGCGCGGTCGCCGCACACCGTCTCGCTCGCCGTCGTCTCGCCCGATGCCGAGGGCGCGGTCTACGATGCCGCCCCTCTCATCGGGATCACGTACGACCCGCACGACGACGCCGTCGAGGTGCTCGTCGAGGGCGGCGGCCACCACGCGCTCCGGCCGTTCGCCGTCCGTGCCGAGGCCGGAGCCTGGGCCCCCGACGCCGCGCGCGACGCCGGGGCCCGCGGCCCGTGGGCCGTCGAGGTCGTCCGCGCCGACGGTACCCGCGAGCGGCTCGTGATGGCCGAGCGCGCGCCCGAGGCGGCCGGAGCCGTGCACGCATGA
- a CDS encoding PAS domain S-box protein — protein sequence MMLPHRSAPAAAASLPPALKAAVAELALRELTQAAFGGVDATGRTEATIVAEALDVSAALFSLVDDERALRAGAVARWDGLPAELAVEGPIAEALGTPACVRLDPLPEPLAGAGEAVAIRVGTDDRPFALLVVAGATGEDARVRAFLHAVASAVHARMALDATRRALEESQARAISVLGTTVDGVITIDANGTIESFNAGAERIFGYASADVVGRNVSVLMPEPYRSEHDGYLEAYHETGVGRIIGVGREVVGRRSSGETFPMDLAVSRVELPDGTTIFTGVIRDITERRVLEREVLRIAEAERRRIGQDLHDGLGQELTAIGLFLRGHVKALERDGSERAPEAARLVGLVDEADAHARGLARSLVPVELEQNGLETALARLAERATALYGTAVHSETTGSGPAEASALRADAATNLFWIAQEAVSNAIQHGRAAHVRVVLVRGADRLRLRVEDDGVGFDPAGLDGQSAEAAARDVSAPARPADQRGMGLRIMHYRAHLAGGALEIRPGAEGGTVVTCAVPLRSSGFHASPSP from the coding sequence ATGATGCTCCCGCACCGCTCCGCGCCCGCCGCGGCGGCCTCGCTGCCCCCCGCACTCAAGGCCGCCGTCGCCGAGCTCGCCCTCCGCGAGCTGACGCAGGCGGCCTTCGGCGGCGTCGACGCCACCGGCCGGACCGAGGCCACGATCGTCGCTGAGGCCCTCGACGTGTCGGCCGCCCTGTTCTCGCTCGTCGACGACGAGCGCGCGCTGCGGGCCGGCGCCGTGGCCCGCTGGGACGGCCTCCCGGCGGAGCTCGCGGTCGAGGGCCCGATCGCCGAGGCGCTCGGCACGCCCGCCTGCGTCCGCCTCGACCCGCTCCCGGAGCCCCTCGCCGGGGCCGGCGAAGCGGTCGCGATCCGCGTCGGGACGGACGACCGACCGTTCGCGCTCCTCGTCGTCGCCGGGGCGACGGGCGAGGACGCCCGTGTCCGGGCCTTCCTCCACGCCGTCGCGAGCGCGGTCCACGCGCGGATGGCGCTCGACGCCACGCGGCGGGCGCTCGAGGAGAGCCAGGCCCGCGCGATCTCCGTCCTCGGCACGACCGTCGACGGCGTCATCACGATCGACGCGAACGGCACGATCGAGAGCTTCAACGCCGGGGCCGAGCGGATCTTCGGGTACGCCTCGGCCGACGTCGTCGGGCGGAACGTGTCGGTGCTCATGCCCGAGCCGTACCGCTCCGAGCACGACGGCTACCTCGAGGCCTACCACGAGACGGGCGTCGGGCGGATCATCGGGGTCGGGCGCGAGGTCGTCGGGCGGCGGAGCTCGGGCGAGACGTTCCCGATGGACCTCGCCGTGAGCCGGGTCGAGCTGCCGGACGGCACCACGATCTTCACCGGCGTCATCCGCGACATCACCGAGCGGCGCGTGCTGGAGCGCGAGGTGCTCCGCATCGCCGAGGCCGAGCGCCGGCGGATCGGGCAGGACCTCCACGACGGGCTCGGGCAGGAGCTCACGGCCATCGGCCTGTTCCTCCGCGGCCACGTCAAGGCGCTCGAGCGCGACGGGTCCGAGCGGGCCCCCGAGGCCGCCCGCCTCGTGGGGCTCGTGGACGAGGCCGACGCCCACGCCCGCGGCCTGGCCCGGTCGCTCGTGCCGGTCGAGCTGGAGCAGAACGGGCTCGAGACCGCGCTCGCCCGCCTCGCCGAGCGGGCGACGGCCCTCTACGGGACGGCCGTCCACTCCGAGACGACGGGGTCGGGCCCGGCCGAGGCCTCGGCCCTCCGCGCCGACGCCGCCACCAACCTGTTCTGGATCGCACAGGAGGCCGTCTCGAACGCCATCCAGCACGGCCGTGCCGCCCACGTCCGCGTCGTCCTCGTCCGCGGGGCCGACCGGCTCCGCCTCCGGGTCGAGGACGACGGCGTCGGCTTCGACCCTGCCGGCCTCGACGGCCAGTCAGCCGAGGCCGCCGCCCGCGACGTCAGCGCGCCGGCCCGGCCGGCCGACCAGCGCGGCATGGGCCTCCGCATCATGCACTACCGCGCCCACCTCGCCGGGGGCGCCCTCGAGATCCGCCCCGGCGCCGAGGGCGGCACCGTCGTCACCTGCGCCGTCCCCCTCCGCAGCTCCGGATTCCACGCCTCGCCCTCGCCATGA
- a CDS encoding response regulator, producing the protein MTRLLLVDDHPLLRQGIAMTIEAEPDLSVVAQAGDADEALALFAEAAPDLVITDISLPGANGLELMKNLLTLRPDLPVLVVSRHDEDLYAERAVRAGARGYVSKLAAGDQIVTAIRRVLRGGIHLSEDLKDRMLFGAAAGVKDATQTPLEVLSDRELEVFEMTGRGIPTREISERLHLSIKTVESYRSRLKTKLGLSNGTELIKHAVAWVEGEGAGRS; encoded by the coding sequence ATGACGCGCCTCCTCCTCGTCGACGACCACCCGCTCCTCCGCCAGGGCATCGCCATGACCATCGAGGCCGAGCCGGACCTCTCGGTCGTCGCCCAGGCCGGCGACGCCGACGAGGCCCTCGCGCTCTTCGCCGAGGCCGCGCCGGACCTCGTCATCACGGACATCTCACTGCCGGGCGCCAACGGACTGGAGCTGATGAAGAACCTCCTCACGCTCCGGCCCGACCTCCCCGTCCTCGTCGTCTCGCGCCACGACGAGGACCTCTACGCCGAGCGGGCCGTCCGGGCCGGCGCTCGCGGCTACGTCTCGAAGCTGGCGGCCGGCGACCAGATCGTGACGGCCATCCGCCGCGTGCTCCGCGGCGGCATCCACCTCTCGGAGGACTTGAAGGACCGGATGCTGTTCGGGGCGGCGGCCGGCGTCAAGGACGCGACGCAGACGCCGCTCGAGGTCCTCTCCGACCGCGAGCTCGAGGTGTTCGAGATGACGGGCCGGGGGATCCCGACGCGCGAGATCTCGGAGCGGCTCCACCTCTCGATCAAGACGGTCGAGAGCTACCGCTCGCGGCTCAAGACGAAGTTGGGGCTATCGAACGGGACCGAGCTCATCAAGCACGCCGTGGCGTGGGTCGAGGGCGAGGGGGCTGGACGGTCGTAG
- a CDS encoding UDP-glucose dehydrogenase family protein, translated as MHIAVVGTGYVGLVSGVCFAEMGNQVTCVDIDARKVESLRDGRLTIYEPGLEVYFDRGRRENRLRFTTDLAEALAPADVVFLALPTPPGEDGSADLRYVLGVADDVGRLLAEARRGLAGAEAGGDGAASRPWGYKVIVDKSTVPVGTSARVTAAIEAHGLEAGEDFDVVSNPEFLREGAAVDDFMKPERVVVGTDSERAAELMTRLYEPFVRSGNPILVMDEASAEMTKYAANAMLATKITFMNEVANLCDRVGADVDKVRRGIGTDSRIGPKFLYAGIGFGGSCFPKDVQALHRTAGQNGYDFRILQAVLDVNEDQKRALVPPVLDALADDAGRLDGKTITVWGLAFKPHTDDVREAPAHVLIREFVGLGADVVAFDPEAVETTRATFEREPLEGSGSLSYAETAYDAAAGADALVVATEWPEFRRPDLARVRRSLKPGPNGAPLLFDGRNVFEPGEMAEAGFAYRSIGRPAVEPLPIDDGAGATPVVTLPGS; from the coding sequence ATGCACATTGCTGTCGTCGGAACCGGATACGTCGGCCTCGTCTCGGGCGTCTGCTTCGCCGAGATGGGCAACCAAGTCACCTGCGTCGACATCGACGCCCGGAAGGTCGAGAGCCTCCGCGACGGGCGCCTCACGATCTACGAGCCCGGGCTCGAGGTCTACTTCGACCGGGGCCGCCGCGAGAACCGGCTCCGGTTCACGACGGACCTCGCCGAGGCCCTCGCGCCGGCCGACGTCGTGTTCCTCGCCCTCCCGACGCCGCCGGGGGAGGACGGCTCGGCCGACCTCCGCTACGTCCTCGGCGTCGCCGATGACGTCGGCCGGCTTCTCGCCGAGGCCCGGCGAGGCCTCGCCGGCGCCGAGGCCGGCGGGGACGGCGCCGCCAGCAGGCCCTGGGGCTACAAGGTGATCGTCGACAAGAGCACGGTGCCCGTCGGCACCTCGGCCCGCGTGACGGCGGCCATCGAGGCGCACGGGCTCGAGGCCGGCGAGGACTTCGACGTGGTGTCGAACCCCGAATTCCTCCGGGAGGGCGCGGCCGTCGACGACTTCATGAAGCCCGAGCGCGTCGTCGTCGGGACCGACTCGGAGAGGGCGGCCGAGCTCATGACCCGGCTCTACGAGCCGTTCGTCCGGAGCGGGAACCCGATCCTCGTCATGGACGAGGCGAGCGCCGAGATGACGAAGTACGCGGCGAACGCGATGCTCGCGACGAAGATCACGTTCATGAACGAGGTCGCGAACCTCTGCGACCGGGTCGGCGCCGACGTCGACAAGGTCCGCCGCGGGATCGGGACGGACAGCCGGATCGGGCCGAAGTTCTTGTACGCCGGGATCGGGTTCGGCGGGTCGTGCTTCCCGAAGGACGTCCAGGCCCTCCACCGGACCGCGGGGCAGAACGGCTACGACTTCCGCATCCTTCAGGCCGTCCTCGACGTGAACGAGGACCAGAAGCGGGCACTCGTCCCGCCCGTCCTCGACGCGCTGGCGGATGACGCCGGCCGCCTCGACGGCAAGACGATCACGGTGTGGGGCCTCGCGTTCAAGCCGCACACGGACGACGTCCGCGAGGCGCCGGCCCACGTGCTCATCCGCGAGTTCGTCGGCCTCGGGGCCGACGTCGTCGCGTTCGACCCCGAGGCCGTCGAGACGACGAGGGCCACGTTCGAGCGCGAGCCTCTCGAGGGGTCCGGCTCGCTGTCGTACGCCGAGACGGCCTACGACGCGGCCGCCGGCGCCGACGCGCTCGTCGTGGCGACGGAGTGGCCCGAGTTTCGCCGGCCCGATCTCGCCCGCGTCCGCCGGTCGCTCAAGCCGGGGCCCAACGGCGCCCCGCTCCTCTTCGACGGGCGGAACGTGTTCGAGCCGGGGGAGATGGCCGAAGCGGGATTCGCCTACCGGTCCATCGGCCGTCCGGCCGTAGAGCCGCTGCCGATCGACGACGGAGCCGGCGCGACCCCCGTCGTCACGCTCCCCGGTTCCTAG
- a CDS encoding UDP-glucuronic acid decarboxylase family protein, translated as MPRTLITGGAGFLGSHLCDRFVAEGHDVVCVDNLVTGNPDNVAHLVGHPRFEFVRHDVSTFVYVAGDVDHVLHFASPASPIDYLRLPIQTLKVGSLGTHNALGLAKAKGARFLLASTSEVYGDPQVHPQPESYWGHVNPVGSRGVYDEAKRFAEAMTMAYHRSHGVDTRIVRIFNTYGPRMRLDDGRALPAFMGQALRGEPITVFGDGSQTRSFQYVDDLVEGVWRLLHSGGPSASDPVNVGNPDEVTIKEFAEEVVALTGSSSSITYEPLPSDDPKVRQPDVTRAREVLGWAPTVDRAEGLRRTLDYFRKRVPEFHDRISEPARLVV; from the coding sequence ATGCCCCGCACGCTCATCACCGGCGGCGCCGGCTTCCTCGGCTCCCACCTCTGCGACCGGTTCGTCGCCGAGGGCCACGACGTCGTCTGCGTCGACAACCTCGTCACGGGGAACCCCGACAACGTCGCCCACCTCGTCGGGCACCCCCGGTTCGAGTTCGTCCGCCACGACGTCTCGACGTTCGTCTACGTCGCGGGCGACGTCGACCACGTCCTCCACTTCGCGAGCCCGGCGAGCCCGATCGACTACCTCCGGCTCCCGATCCAGACGCTGAAGGTCGGGTCCCTCGGGACCCACAACGCGCTCGGCCTGGCCAAGGCGAAGGGGGCCCGGTTCCTCCTCGCCTCGACGAGCGAGGTGTACGGGGACCCCCAGGTCCACCCCCAGCCCGAGTCGTACTGGGGCCACGTGAACCCGGTCGGGAGCCGCGGGGTCTACGACGAGGCCAAGCGGTTCGCCGAGGCCATGACCATGGCGTACCACCGGTCCCACGGGGTCGACACGCGGATCGTCCGGATCTTCAACACGTACGGCCCGCGGATGCGGCTCGACGACGGGCGGGCCCTCCCGGCGTTCATGGGCCAGGCGCTGAGGGGCGAGCCGATCACGGTCTTCGGCGACGGGTCCCAGACGCGGTCGTTCCAGTACGTCGACGACCTCGTCGAGGGGGTCTGGCGGCTGCTCCACTCGGGCGGGCCCTCGGCCTCCGACCCGGTCAACGTGGGGAACCCGGACGAGGTGACGATCAAGGAGTTCGCCGAGGAGGTCGTCGCGCTCACGGGGTCGTCGTCGTCGATCACGTACGAGCCGCTCCCGTCGGACGACCCGAAGGTCCGCCAGCCCGACGTCACGCGGGCGCGGGAGGTCCTGGGCTGGGCGCCGACGGTGGACCGGGCCGAGGGGCTCCGCCGGACCCTCGACTACTTCCGAAAGCGCGTTCCCGAGTTCCACGATCGGATCTCGGAGCCCGCCAGATTGGTGGTCTAG
- a CDS encoding class I SAM-dependent methyltransferase, which translates to MTSPTYDADYFDELSGFARSSAAAVVPLVRELVRPETVVDVGCGSGAWLAAFAEGGAEVVGVDGPWAEGAAFPGPFVACDLEDEVLALGRRFDLAVSLEVAEYLSEDRAEPFVAALADLADVILFAAAVPGQGGRDHRNEQWPAYWADHFGVHGYLAVDVLRPRIWDRPEVAWWYRQNALLFATEAALDRLPDLRPSVATRGPLALVHPERFQYVLADLQAAREEIRWHQAEAERYQEVVERYREWAGHLQAEGNDAHDRIEELAAWGRQLERDIDRLRRLEPGTVPLRTVLHALPSLAVHALGRRVAEGEGAPH; encoded by the coding sequence ATGACCTCGCCGACCTACGACGCCGACTACTTCGACGAGCTCTCCGGCTTCGCCCGGTCGTCGGCCGCCGCCGTGGTCCCGCTCGTTCGTGAGCTCGTCCGGCCGGAGACCGTGGTCGACGTCGGGTGCGGGTCGGGGGCCTGGCTGGCCGCCTTCGCCGAGGGCGGCGCCGAGGTGGTCGGGGTGGACGGCCCATGGGCGGAGGGGGCCGCGTTCCCGGGGCCGTTCGTCGCGTGCGACCTCGAAGACGAGGTCCTGGCGTTGGGCCGCCGGTTCGACCTCGCCGTCTCGCTCGAGGTCGCCGAGTACCTGTCGGAGGACCGGGCCGAGCCGTTCGTCGCCGCGCTGGCGGACCTCGCCGACGTCATCCTGTTCGCCGCGGCAGTCCCGGGTCAGGGCGGTCGCGACCACCGGAACGAGCAGTGGCCCGCGTATTGGGCCGACCACTTCGGCGTGCACGGCTACCTCGCCGTGGACGTGCTCCGCCCTCGGATCTGGGACCGGCCCGAGGTGGCGTGGTGGTACCGTCAGAACGCGCTCCTCTTTGCCACCGAGGCGGCTCTCGACCGGCTCCCCGACCTCCGCCCCAGCGTCGCGACCCGCGGTCCCCTTGCCCTCGTCCACCCCGAACGGTTCCAATACGTGCTGGCCGACCTCCAGGCCGCGCGTGAGGAAATTCGCTGGCACCAGGCGGAGGCCGAGCGATACCAAGAGGTGGTGGAGCGATACCGAGAGTGGGCGGGGCACCTCCAGGCCGAGGGCAACGACGCGCACGACCGAATCGAGGAGCTCGCGGCATGGGGCCGGCAGCTCGAACGCGACATCGACCGACTCCGCCGGCTGGAGCCCGGAACCGTCCCGCTCCGGACCGTCCTCCACGCCCTCCCGTCCCTAGCGGTCCACGCCCTGGGGCGCCGCGTCGCCGAGGGGGAGGGGGCGCCGCATTAG